Genomic segment of Apium graveolens cultivar Ventura chromosome 7, ASM990537v1, whole genome shotgun sequence:
ATGCTTCCATCCAACTCTACATGGATGTAGTGTGTTTCATCTTTTTATCCGTCCCctcattttttataattttttatactGAACACGTATTTTAAATCTATTCTAAATTAGagttttttaaattatttttcaatattttttcctATATAACAATTTGAACAATAtctttttatttagaaaaaaatataaaaaataggcaattatattttataaaaaacttTCTAGCTCGTTCATCATAGCGGTATATATTGTAAAAGTTAATTTTTGTTAAATGTGTCTCGAAGGAATGAGACTTCTAAAAAATTACTATTTAGATAAAAGTACTCAAAATACAACTATTTATGCGTAAAAATATTTATGATAAAAGTTTAATATCGAAAATTGACGTGAACTTATAGAATTAAGTTAGTAGTAATTTCTTTTCGCATAATTTGTTTAAATATTGAGGAAAGAATATTTAGTCAATAATCGTTTGTCAGGGATCGGTATGTTCTTTAACAACGTATTTTTTACATTAAACTGATTTTTTCAACCAAGGGTGCCATTTTTTggtaaaaaatgaaaaaaaaaatgcCAACAGCCTGTCGGCCTTGCTtactactccctccgtctcaAAATGTTTCTCCCATTTTGACTTTTTGTATCGGTCATGTTAAGgaattgactactaatttacgtctaatatATAAAGTCAAACATAGTCATTAGCgattttgttggattcgtatctatgagtattttaatataatgaaatttttatatttaatactaatacgaaattaaagatattaataaTCAAAAATATGCATTGACAAACGTGTACAACATAAATAAGAAACATTTTTAGTAACGGAGCGACTAGTTTAAAAGTTTGACATGTTTGATACGCTATACCAAAACAAGGCCGGAGATTAAATAAATCGCCACAAGTCCACAACCACGAGCAGATCACATAtattatcatatatatatatattagtttaaATGTCGCCTGATGTGCATGCAGAAGTTGGTGAAAGCAACCAGCAGAAAATAACAAACCGAAAGAATAAAGATGGAGGATAAGGTCTGAATCTGATATGAAACATGCTGAAATGCTGATGCATACATGCATGCATGCAATGTTGCCGGACCAACCACCGGGGGCCGGGTGGTGCCGTCGGCTGGGCCGAAAGTAGAAATACTGTAATCATTGTTATGACTATTTAACTATTTATACATCATCTCTGTCTCATTCTTTTGTTTATATCTGTCTGTCTCTAAAAACGTTTCGTATTTGTGTTGGACATGTTtgtcaatgcacacttttgattattaatattttttatttcgtatcattattaaatataaaaacttcattatattaaaatatttataaatacgaatccaacaaaatcacttatgactatatttgatcttaCAGATTAGAcataaattagtagtcaatcacTTATCATGAACAATACGAAAGTCAAAACCGGAAGAATATTATGAGATGGAGCGAGTAGTGTTTAGTGTTAACTAGGCATGCCTTGCTTAATTAGTTTTACTCAGGGATGTTATAGAAGTTGAAATCATTTCTCCTCCCTTACGTATTTACAATTAGGATGATCGATTAATTTTTCAAGTATTTATTTCACCATCCGAGTATTAATTTAAATTTAGGTGTATTTTTTATTTACGAATACTTACCTAAATATTGGTTAGCcgattttaaaatacaataaaaaAGAAAATTTTCATTTGTGGTCGTATAAAATAATTGTCAATAATCGGGAAGGGTGACATTATAGTCGAACAATATTACTCCCTCTCTCCCTAAATATTTTTCCCATTTGTGTCGGACACGTTTGCCAATACACGTTTTTGAttattaatatctttaatttcgtattaatattaaatataaaaactttaCTGTATTAAAGTACTCGTAAATACGAATACAACAAGATTACTCATGGCTAtgtttgatcttatagattaaccgtaaattaatagtcaatcgcTTAACGTGAACAGTGAGAAAAGTCAAAGTGAGAAAAGTTTTGTGGAACAGAGGGAATAGTGTGTTAGACTTCAAATTTAAAAGTCgcaaaatttttaaattttgtaCAAATAAATTAACAAATATTTAGCATATATGTATATAGGATTTCGTAATCCGAATTTGATTAGGGTCCGAGTAATCTTTTGTAATCGAAAACGACTTCTTTTTATCCGAACTTaatcaatttttataattttgacCGACGGTTAAAAtagattatttataaattaatcgaTACTTAGGAGGAATTAGCTTATTATTCTAATTAAAATTTTAGTTGACCTTTTTAATTCAATCAAAATGCAACTAACCAAAAGCGTTGAAAAATACATCACCAATAAAAATTAAAGGGGGTTGAAAGAGAGTTGCGATGTATTAATTAATTAGGAGCTGCGAACAGGATAACTTAGATTAGTGACTGACAATAAGCTTAATCTTCTTTAGTTAATACGTGCGTTTGTTTTTACTCATACTTCTACATTTTGACACGTGTACTTTGCGTTGACACTTGTATGCATATCCATGGGGTGATATTGATGATCAATAGAATATTATGACATGGaagataatataaattaaattaaaagaAAATGCCGACTAGTATATAAAAACATCAAATATAATTTGGGATGGGAGGACTCGAATCCGAGTCTCTCCCTGAACCGAAATCTGATACCATATTAAGTAATTAGTCCGTTTAAAATATTAAGATAGTACAGTAAGGTCCCAAAGTATCTTATACTCTTCAACCATTCTCACATATGATTACTGTAGTTATTCATTTGATATAATTTGTTGCTGATAAATTTGACGTGAAAATTTTTATAATCGTTCAAATAATATAATGTTGCGAATAAATAATAATGTCGATTTTTTTTGCAAATGCATcaattatatcatttataatcgataaataattaacgACAATCGAATATCTGGGACAAATTTTTAATTGACAAGAATTACTCTcaaatttatataatataatacatcataataataataattaaaattggTTCAGTTGGTTAAATATTGGAAAATTATTCTCTTGATTACGGGTTCGAATCACATtagaggagaatttatgattatgtccCTTGAGCCGGAGTCTGTCGTTTAAATGCGATTTAACTAGGTTCACGTGATTTATAGACTATTGTGTGAGCCAGTAGGATTTACCCAGTACGTActcgaagggtagcggctgcgggttaatTACGATAAGAAAAACAATAGATATATCATAATAATAattgatataatatataaaatttagcCGACGTTGGTGCCAacttttttcaaaaaaaaagttATTAGTCTTTGTCACTGTCCAATTAGCTGGTTTTGCAGCCGGCAGCTAAATTACATAAAACCATGTGATAATTGCCGAAATActaaaatttagaaaaaaaatagaaTCGTGTATTTATCGTGTTGGAATATGTTGTGCCTATTATACTTTGACAAAATTACATAAAACGAGGATTTACGTCACTTGCTTATGTGTACACACTTCTTCCACTTGTGGCATGTTTATCATCTTCTTTTCTTTGTTTCTTTCTTCTACAACTGTAATTCATACAGTAACAAGTTACTCGTGATCAATTATTGACTTTTAATAAAAGTCTTTTATGTTTCGAGCAATTATATACGTCTCCTCTCGGTTatcggctcggctcggctcggttcaAAACAGACAATTTACATATGAGGTATTTATTATAGACACTTGTTTAAATAGGAACTTTTAAAATAAGAATGGTAAGAATTgatgatttttgtaattaaaattggtgattttacagaatttaaaacttTGGATTGCGCATAATTACCATTTTACCAAATTTGAAATTTCAACTTTACCGGTTTCAACTACAGATTTCATCGGTTCTCACGAAtctcattttaaaaaaaatctcatAAAAGCGCGACCCTATAATCACATTCGCTTACGGATAATTTAGATATTAGCAAAATCGGAcgaaatttttaatattatttgcAAAAGGTGTTTAATGAAACTAAATTTTTTAGATAAAAGTCGGACCAAATTTTAACTAAACCCTGACTAGACTATAAAACAAGTTATCATTCCGTTTAGAGTGGACTGTTTTGTAATTCTGGTTCCGTCACTGGTTACACGTGGTATAAGTAATCCATGGATTTGTTGAAACATGAGACCAGATCATTATCATTCGTGCGGGGATTATACTCATCCAAAAGTCTTATAATCACAACCTTAACTAAAAAATTGAATGGAAAGTGATTGTTAATTGTCCTAAAACAGAACAGAGCATTACAAGTCTAAAAATTTCTACTTTTCCAAATTTGTCAAGACAAGCATGATAATCTAACAGTTATCTTCCTACATTCAGCTAACACCAATCTTTACATCTGAACAAATGGGGCTAAAATAAAGAATTAAAGTAAATCAAACATCAATGTTTACATTGTCATTATGTTTCAATTTTTGTTTAGTTTGGTCATCAACAACCTGTTCATCCTCTGCAACATCAGCAACATTTGTTGATCCTGTCAGCTCTTGGGCTCTCAGGGCTTGATGCTCCCAGTTAGTTCGACTAATGACGATAAACATGGTCACGACACACGAGCCCTGAGCTGCCAAAAGCCCGAGCCACAATCCTCTGAAATCCAGCCCTGCGTAGAAACCTAGCCACAATGCCACTGGCATTCCCACCAGATAAAAGCAGCCTAAATTGATATTTGCACCTAGTTTCGGCCTAGCTGTACCTCTTAAAACTCCGCATCCTGTTGTCTGTGGACAGTTTCCTAGCTCACAAAGTCCGATAATTGGTAGAACCATCGATGTTAGGGCAATAATATCAGCGTCGAGAGTGAACATTTTGGCCCATACATTTCTCACCATAATTGCAAAAAACAATGCTGAGAATCCTAATGTGAAGCTTGAGGCAAGGCCTATTATTGTCGCAAGCTTGGCCTTGTTAGGCTGGTTTGCTCCGAGTTCGTTTCCTACTCTTGTCGATACACCAAAGCTTAATGAAGATGGGAAAATGTAGATTAGAGAAGTGGTCTGAATCAAAATTCCCATTGAAGCTACTGTTGCTCGCGGATTTATTAACAATCCGCACAATAAAATCATGATCTCGTACCACCACCATTCGAGACACACCGAAATGCAGCTAGGAATGGCCAAGTTTAGCAAAGATTTCCAGCCCCTAATGCATTCTGTAGAAACGCCTCCCCATGTTTTCTTGTACACACCGGAGACTATTATGTACACAATCAAAGATACAACGAGGTTGAAATTTGTCCAGACACCGCTAAGGGCAACGCCTTTTATGCCAAGATCAAGGACTACAACAAGAAAGTAATTGATCGGTATGTGAAGAATGATCGATAATGTTGCACAGAAGGTTAACGGTAATGTTATCGACTGTGACCGGAGATATATACGTAAAGGATGCAGAAGAGACTGAGCAAACAAATCAGGAAGTGAGAAAAGAATGTATAATTGAGCTTGTGTTGCAATATCATCTTCTTGGCCACAAAAAACCAAGATTCTCTTCATGTTACACCAAAGAAAACCAACAGGAATCGAGATTAAAAGAAgtaaaagaattgttctttgcATGACAAGACCAAGAAGTTTAAATCTTCTGGCTCCAAAAGCCTGACCACAAATAGGTTCCATCCCCATAGCAAGCCCTGACAGAATCGAGTAGCCGGTGATGTTAGCGAATCCGATAGCTAAAGCACCACCGGCTAAAGAAAGCTCACCTAGGCGCCCGAGGAAAATCATCGAGATCATCGATCTCGAGTAAAGTATAAGGCCTGTTAGCATCATAGGAACCGAAATGTTGGCTATGCATTTCATCTCTTTGAGTGCCAAAGAAGCATGACTAGTAGTAGTACTTTTCTTGATCAAATCTTGTTTTAGTATTGTAAGATTTGTGCCTTCTTCATTAACCACCAAAGGGCTTGTCAACATCTTGATGATCCTCACTTTTCTTGCAAGTAAATAGGGTTTTCTGGTAGGGTTTTAGAGGAAGTTGAAATGGTTGTTATGGGATTCTTGTGAAGGGCTTATATAGTGGTGGAAATTGAGGTCAAATAATTGAATACTTGGTAAAATGAAGAAGATTTGGTTGTGGTTGACTAGTATAGAGTTTGGAAACCACTAAACTCTAGTAAATCACAAGTGTTGAAACATTAGTGGCAATGGTCTGGTTTTCAAGCGTTCTTTTATGACCGACCAAGTATATGTCACTATTTGGCCTGCTGGAAATGGTGCATAGCTGCATATGTATGTTATGTATTCATGGGATGTACGCGTGCGGGAGTGATATACATACTCGTACACGCTCTTCATAGAAGGTCTTTGCTTCTACAAGAACTTCTCTTCAAGTTGCATATACCTTCTACCATACATAGACATGCTATCTAGCAATATTCTAAAAATCGGTTAACTCGGATGGATATTCAAATGAATTTCAAAATGAAtaatttagattttttttatcgtaggtaacccgcagccgctactcGGGTGCGTACTGGGTAAACTCTACGGACTCACGCAATAgtctgcaaatcacgtgaacctAGATAAATCGCATTTAAACAAGTACTTAGCTGAATATCCAGATACTAAAAATGAGTATTTAAAAAATCAATCGATTACTCGAATTTTAAAAATGTAATCGAGTAGATTCGATTTCCAAATTTATAATCTTGTCATTGAGTAGTCAATGACTTGAATTTTTGATAAATTATTGTAACAATATCGTATCAATCTTTTAGGAGATCAATTAAGAAATTTATTGTTACAAGAAGATCAATTAAGATATTTATTGTTTATTGTTATAAATAGTTGATATATTCAAGgtgcatatataccatatatagACATGGTAACTCATTGAGTCGTCAATGACTTGAATTTTTGATAAATTATTGTTACAACATCGCATCGATCTCTTAGAAGATCAATTAAGATATTCGTTATTATTATGTAATTTCTTATAAAGCAATTGAGATATTATTGTTATTATGTAGTATGACAATTTGACTTTTACAATTCGATTAATATAagattattataaaattaataaatcagACTTAAAAATTAAAGTTTAATATATTTCTTAAAAATATATCTGATTAATTAATCTTCGATTACACAATCAATCGTTATAAGTTCGGCTCGTCAAATTAATCTTGATTAATGATTTAACAATAATGTGATTACACTTAAATTTATGTGGGCGAGTGTGTGTGCAGTGTGCACATACATGGTCAACACAAGTCCGATCAAGAACCTGAACTCCCGTGGATCTAACTTTCAAGGTTCAGTGAATTTGAGGAATTGGTTTTTGTTTAGTAATTAAAGGTTTCAACTTGATTAGCCAGATTTAATTTTATGACTATTTTTTGGTTAAGAAATTTAATCAGGGGACATGAAGAATTTCCTCTCATTGATTTAACATGAGCTAAACAGTTCGTGAGTTGCTCGAACTTGACtcgtaaaatatttgaatttcgTTCGACAATAATTGACCGAGATCGAGTTCGAACTATTCAAATAATTTACCGAGCCAAGCTCGAGCTTCATATTACCGGATTCGTGAGTCTCGCGAGCCTAATCGAGTTtgtatgatttttaaatttttatttattttacatATGTCATTTTATATATGATTATATTAATATTCAACATTATAAAAAAATTTCACAATTAACCAAGTCGAACTCGAGTCCAACTCAACCGAACTTAACGAAAACTTATTACATTCGAACTTTTCTAAATACTTATTAAAGTTCAGCCAGTCAAATCAgacaaatatttttgaccgatttttgacgatttatcggcgatttttaAAAAAACGGTCAATTTAGATAACAATGAATCCGACATATTTAATTGACCTGTGATTTGCAGACTATTACGTGAGCACATGGAGTTTACCCGGTACGTACCGAAGAGTAGCGGCTGTGGGTTCCCTACGATTAAAAAAATATCAATTGGccttataattaatttaatataattattttgaAGGGGAAATTTCTTTTGTAAAAAATCTACAATCTCTGTCAACTACTCAACTGGCCGACAGAAAATAAAAGGAGGGTGGTGTTTGGACTTTTATAGGAGGGCCCATACAGAACATACTTAGCTTCAATTGGACTTGTTGAGAAACCTGAAGACACGGCCTCATACAAAATTAGAAAGTCACTTGTTCTGTACATTTTTGAAAATAGTATCATTTTAGAAAAATCTCCTATTTTTTCTTTTTGTCGGAAAAAAAAAACTCGGAATAATTTGATCATTTCGATTTTTGAATTTGAGTAATTTGtatattataaaaaattacatatttcattattcatatttAGAGGTCGTTTGGTTGACATTTAAATAGTTAGAAACTTTAATTATCTAAGAACTATTATGTGATGGAGTTGTTTTGGTTAATAAAAATAAGGAAGATAAAACTTTTTTGGAAGTTTGAATTCTGAGAACgagttaaatatcaaagtggtcactcaactgaaCGTCATATATCGGTTTAATCATCAAAGTTAAcgggtatcatttgaatcactaaagtcataataaatatcatatatatacctcaaaatatgtgctcgagaattaaaatttattttatggagttctatatattttttcttgaatcctattataaccaaatgaaaatgtatgaattctagtattttctataatataatacgattttttaaaatttatctactatttatttttaattttgtagtcatttgctttagttaaataaaaataattagtagataattttttaaaaatctcaaaaaatcatctaaaatactatgtattcataacttttcatttggttgtaataaaattttaaaataaagtttagaactccataaaataaattttaattatcgagcacatattttgaggtatctgtttgatatttattattactttagtgatccaaatgataccccgttaagtttgatgattaaactgatatatgaccttcagttgattgaccactttgatatttaacccatataaaaaggaaaaaatgacaaaaatagctgatttttgaaaaaatttaacaaaaatagtcattatgaaaaaagtggccaattttggccgattaaatactccactgtcagttgggtatcccaatttgtataagataTTCCACTGGCAATTGGGTATTTCATATACGAGATACTCCACTGCCAGTTCGGTATCTTATATAAAgtggatactccactgacagttgggtatcccatCGGTCAAAATTGGTcaacttttcagaaattggttatttttgtcaattttgtgtaaaaataggctaaatttgtcCTCACCCTATAAAAAGTTACTCACTCACCTCCCCTTCGTAACTTATACTTCCCGGTATATTAAATGATTACCTACATGACAACCAAGCAATATTTTCTATTTCCCAACTATTATAATTTTGAAAGAAATGTAACTTGCTAAATAACTTCCTAATGCCAGTCGAACAAGTACTTAGTATTCTGTTTGTATAAATTTTTCAATTTTAACTTGACtcaataaaatatttatttttagatttttaaaaGATCAACATACATATTTGACCCATCTTAAATCATAGAAACTTTgcatttgaaattttaaaaatcattatatGGCCTGTTTGGGAAACTGGATTTACTTGAAATTCTGAATTTAATCAAATAAGTTGTTTGAAAATTTAGATTTGGATTTAATTTGAAATCCAGAACattcaaatattagtataaaTACGAGAATTTGAAATGACAACTCAAATTCTGTCATTTGAAATCCATCGTTTGAAATGAAATGCACGTTTCCAAACGCTctctaatatgattcatgttatTTATGGTAAACTTATgttataaatttgaattaaattttAAGTTTTTAGAGGTTCTTTAATAAAGTAAAATTTAACTAATATTGAACTAACTTTCCCTCGAAAAAATATTGAACTAACTTTAAGAATAATTTAACTTAGAATTATCAAAATTGAGAAAACAATCTTATGactatatttaatttaatttttttaatgttCTTTTGTAGAAAAGCTCTGTGTCCGATGGAAAACAAAAGGGCCGTGTACTTGGACCGATGAATAGGCCCATTTGCAAAAGATAGATAATTTCAATTGGGCTTGTTAAGAATGTTATCGATGCCACGATCTACAAAATTAGCAACTATTTAAGTACGAGTAAAATGCATTCACGCTATGCTCCCTAGATTTCTTAGGAAGGAAAGAAGAGAAGAGAAGATACGGGAGGAGAAAAGAAGAGAAATAGTAGAagaaaataaatcagtcctgtGTTCCAGAGTTTTTGTAAAAATGAGAGAAAGTGACCATGAAAAAGGAGATAATGTGAGAGGATCTTTACAAATCTTCCCATTTTTGGGAAGAAAGTTTTGTGGGGAAATTATTAGAAATTTTCTCTACTGATCACTTCTCTTCTCTCGCCAAAAAACTCGGGAGCACGCCTAGAaaggaaaattttaaaattattttttctcttcttttctctTTATTTTTAAACTCTGGAGTACAGCTGTATTTTCATTTAGGGTGTCATATCACTCGAAATACTgtatttcaatatttttttctTGTAATATCATGACTCAGAAATTTTCACTGAATGTGTGATTCCGTTAAATTTCAGGTCGAGCGTATGCAAGTCTTTTGTCATCTTCATTTTCCTCAAAATCATTTTCCGCCATTGTTAAAGTTcaataaaaattttgaaaatttaaaacTTGGGTATCTTACACATTTCTACACAAGATTAAGTTATTCAATTTGAATAAAAATTGCTTTTTTATTCTTTACTCTGGATCTTGATTATAATCATTaagattttttttgttaaaaatttaTTATATACTTAAATTATCCGATAAAAATATATTGTACACgcaattttaaaaaataaatatagacACATGTATGTGGATACAATAGGCTTGtctttttttttgacaaatatgacTTATAGCCTGAGTATCTGTTATCATAAATTCTCGGGATGAGCGAGGATCGAACCCAGTACCTGGAACGACAGAGGATAAATTTTTAACCCATTGAGTTATCCAAACGTGCTCCAATGGGCTTGTCTTAATCATATATACTTAATCATATATAAAGTGGAAAATTGAAAACTTCATTGCTGGAACAAGAGTGGTTCTTGATATGATTAGTCTTAAGATTAGATTTATATATGAATTAGGGTGAGAGAGAGTTAAACAAATTGTAACATTAATGTATTTTCAACAATACCCTCGTGACATTAGTCTCATTTGACAGACTCACGCATTGACGCTATCGAGCTGGAACGGCCTGTTCTTTCCTGAAGATCCTAATTCAAGGTTAAAGAATTTCCTTCTATCAAAATTTCGAACCATAATATTGCAAGTGTAAGATGTTAAATGTTAgtatttcaaatggtccgacatGACGATAAGTACTGAAAGTGCATTTTACTCAATTTAAGTAAAgaatttcttttttattttccaGAGTTCCTCAACTTcatatattaaaaatcaaattttcTTTTTACATGTTCTAATTTTTAGTAAGTAAAGAATCAAATTAATTATATTTTCGAATTAAAGAAGATATTCAAAATTTATAGAAAATGAAAATTCGAATTCACAGTGAAAACGTATAATTAAAAGTTTACTTTAACATCTTTAGTGAATCTAAAATCTCTGGTGACGATTGACTGCATGTAGAAGCAGGTGGAGGCGTCGGAGTCTGAGATGTAGATGCAGAAGTTGGTGGAGATGTGGGAGTTtgagatatggatgccttcagAACTGAAGTATTAGAATTTGTGGTTGAAACATCCTCAATGTTTGTGTCAAAAAGATCAATACGAATAAACTCTTCTTGTATCATGATGTGAACTAGCAGGAATAGAGAAAAATGGAATATGCTCCAAAACGTAAACATGCCGAGAAATATACAATTTTCACTGACCCGGTCAAAATAACGATATCCTTTTTGGGTAACACCATAACCCAAAAACACACATAAAGCAAACTTAACAGACAATTTACTACGCTCAACCTGAGGTTTAAGAACAAAACATGTACAACCAAAGACACGCAACGAAGCATAATCAGACATTTTATTATGTAATTTCTCAAAAGGTGACAAACCAGAATTTTGAGCAGTTGGAATTCGgttaatcacataaacaacagTAATAAGTGCTTCACCCCAAACAACACTTGGAACATCAGCCGACAACAAAAATGAACGAGTTGTTTCAACAAAATGACGATGTTTTCTTTCAGCAACACCGTTTTGTTGAGGAGTGTCAGTACATGAGGTTTGACGTTTAGTCCCATCAGAAGCAATTAAGCGACAAAAAATGTTAGAGATGTTCTCATCTCTCAAATCACAATGAAAACATTTAATGGCAGTTTTATGTTGAGTTTTTATATGagctctaaattttttaaaaaatatccaaaaaatcaGACATACGATAAATCCACACATAACCAgtgaaatcatcaataaatgAAATATAATATCTAGATCATCCTTTTGTTGTCATAGGAGCAAGTCCCCACACATCATAATGCATAATATCAAACGGAGCAAGAGAATACGTAACACTCTTATGAAAAGGTAAAATAGCAAATTTCGCTAATTTACAACCGCTACAGTCAGAAATATCATGAGCTTTTAGTTGTCCCAATGCTCCAGATGAAACTAAAAGTTGTAAACAAGATTGAGAAATATGACCTAAACGAGAATGCCATATGTAGAAGTTAGAAGAAAAATCACTCAAACGAAAAGATGATAAATCAACACTAGGAGTTTCACAGCAGATATATTGAGTTCATCTAAAACATAAAGTCCTCCCTGCTTACGACCTTTCCCAATTACCTTTTGAGATCTCGGATCCATAACACAACAAGTAGtagaagaaaaagaaaccaagtaacCAGATTCACATAATTGACTAACCGAAACAAGATTTAACTTGAGATCCGGAATATAATAAACATCAAAGAGAGGCACCGTTGGGGTAACTACGGAACCAACACCTCGTAACGGCATAGGAGTGCCATCAGCAATCATGATAGATAAAGATGAATCTTCAAAAAATGAAACGAAAGACGATCAATAAGGAGACATGTGATGAGATGCACCTGAATTCAGAATCCATAGAGAAGAAAATAAACTTAAAGTACCAGTTGACAAAAGACATGATGATGAGACATACATGTCGAGATATTGATGAAACTAAACTCAAACCAAGTCAAAAACAAAGTTGAATTCAAATTCAACACCAAATTTAAACTGTATCCAAATTCAATGAAGAAACCAAACCCGAAATCAAATTCAAACTCAAATAACCAATTCCAATTCAAAATCAAATCCGAAAGTAGATCGAAAACCAATTTGAATTCCGACTGCAAATCCAAAACTAATATCAAATCTCAAGCAGATAAATCAATTACTACAATTGTAACATCCCAATAATCGAGTATTACAAAATCTAATCAATGAAATAACCCAGATTACAAGATCAACAACGATGAAAAGAATGAACTAAAAGTAAACAGTAACA
This window contains:
- the LOC141670576 gene encoding protein DETOXIFICATION 49-like, with amino-acid sequence MLTSPLVVNEEGTNLTILKQDLIKKSTTTSHASLALKEMKCIANISVPMMLTGLILYSRSMISMIFLGRLGELSLAGGALAIGFANITGYSILSGLAMGMEPICGQAFGARRFKLLGLVMQRTILLLLLISIPVGFLWCNMKRILVFCGQEDDIATQAQLYILFSLPDLFAQSLLHPLRIYLRSQSITLPLTFCATLSIILHIPINYFLVVVLDLGIKGVALSGVWTNFNLVVSLIVYIIVSGVYKKTWGGVSTECIRGWKSLLNLAIPSCISVCLEWWWYEIMILLCGLLINPRATVASMGILIQTTSLIYIFPSSLSFGVSTRVGNELGANQPNKAKLATIIGLASSFTLGFSALFFAIMVRNVWAKMFTLDADIIALTSMVLPIIGLCELGNCPQTTGCGVLRGTARPKLGANINLGCFYLVGMPVALWLGFYAGLDFRGLWLGLLAAQGSCVVTMFIVISRTNWEHQALRAQELTGSTNVADVAEDEQVVDDQTKQKLKHNDNVNIDV